Below is a window of Oceanipulchritudo coccoides DNA.
ATGCACGTTAATTTGCTCCATTATTTTCCATCTGCAAACGGAAATTAGGGAATCCGGATGTGTGGACCGCGCACAGGAAGGCGCTTATGACCGCCCCAAGGCCGGACTCCAACTTATATTTTTTAAAGTGGAGCCAGCTGTCAGACTCGAACTGACGACCTGCTGATTACAAATCTAAATTTCACCTGTCGATAATTTTCCTGTTGTGTCTTCCCGTGACGCTTGAATACTCAGTAAGAAAGAGGATTGAAGCGTTGTCATGGATGATCAAGTAAAGACAGGTGTGGACGAGTTAACCCGGTCAAATCCCGGTAAAGTTACCGGGTTAAAAGAGCCAGCGAAAAAGACAAGGTCGGCAGGCTCCCGCAAGCACCGGACGAAGGGAAAGGATCAAGCTGGATACTGGCTCGATAAAAACCGCCTCGTTCAGAGGGGGAAAAGCACAGAATATTACGCCCGGATCTATTGGGATAACCGGGATAGATGGGTGAGCTTTGGATCAAGTAATAAGCGAATTGCCGCAGATAGGGCCGCAGCTTTTTACGGGAGACTGAAGTTTGAAGGATGGGAGGCCGCTTTCTCTCTCATTAGGCCAAAGAAGGCAGCATCTGTCACCGTGGGGGAATTCATTGAGGCCGCAGAAGAGGCCCTGACCCATCCGGGCCGAGGTGGGAAGATCCCGAACCCTGACACAGTGAGGCAATACGCAATTGCTTTTCGTAAGGTTGCCGGAGACGTGGGAGGAGTTCGTAAGACCGCAAAGCGATTCCATGGAAAGGGATCTGAGGTATACCGGAAACGAGTGAATGCTCTTCCTCTCTCGAAGATCACGAAAGAGGCCGTGGAGGGATGGAGATCGAAGCGGCTCAAGAAAGCCGGAACCGATCCGCTGAAGCTAAAGGCTGCAAGAGCAACCTGCAATTCCTACCTGAGATCCTGCCGAGCCTTATTCTCTTCAAATGTCCTTGAACGGTTGCAAAGGAAGGGAATCGAGCTGAATCAATCACCATTTGCAGAAATCACTCCGATCAAGGAGGGGGATCACCGTTACCGTTCTTCCATTTCGCGGGAGGTGCTGGTTCAACAGGCAATCCGGGAACTGAAAGTTGCCATGCCGGATCCGGAAGAAAGGACCCTCGAAGCTAAGGCGAAACGGGACAAAAACGAGCAATTCAAGGTGTTCCTGCTGGCTCTATTTTGTGGCCTCCGGAGGGGAGAAATTGACTTCCTGACATGGGGACAGATTCACCTTGCTGAAGGATTCATCCGGATAGAGGAAACTCGCTTCCATAAGCCGAAGTCTGACACTTCCTGCCGGGATGTCCCCCTTGATCCGCAAACGGTGGACATGATCCGGAGTTACCTTCCTTTCGCAGCGGGAGCTTTCTTTTTAGAGGCTGAAGCCAAACCGGAGGGGAGCCGGACGGATAGGGGTTACAGGTGCAACCGTCACTTCAAGGCCCTGACTGCATGGCTCAGGAAAAAGGGCATGGATTCAAAGGCCCCAATCCATGACTTGCGGAGAGAATTCGGGAGCTTTGTCTGTGAGAACACAGGCATTCATGCTGCCTCAGTTATTCTCGGACACTCCGGGGTTGCTGTAACGGAAAAGTATTACCTCGACGTATCACGGAAGACACCTCCAGGAATCGGGAAGCTCCTCGGAGGCACTAAAGTGCGGGCCTCTAAACAAGCAGGGTAGGATTGTTTGTTTTTTTACAGCTTTCCGTGGTCAAAACCTTGCAAATTTATATAAGCGTCTTTACCCACTTTTACAGACCTGTCCCAGCATGTCTTTAAACCAAACACACAAGCTCAGTTTTTATTAAGGAAGGGAAATATTCTTATGCCCGATGCAGAATGGCTCAAACCGATTGTTAGTGACTCGAATAAACTGAAACGAGAAGCTGCCCGAAGGAGAAAACCTCATCAGCAAGATTCAGTCGCCAAATCTGTACTTCAGGCATATCTGGATGAAGGTTGGGAAGAAGACATTCCGTTAAAAATAAAAGTGCGAATCAAGAAGCCTTGGACGCACGATGAGAAACTGGAGAACTTCTCATGGTATTTAATGTATCTTCTTGGATATCCTGAAATTAGCTCAGGCAGAAATTTTCAGGTAAAAATTCAGAGGAAAGGCGCTGAACCATTCAACAAGCAAATCGACGTTCTCGCGAAGGATGAGGAGACAGTGATTGTTACTGAGTGTAAGTCATCTGCACGGATAACGAAAAAGAGCCTTCAGAAAGATATCGAAGAATTTGCCAGTCTGCAAAAGCCGATTTCTAATGCGATTAAAAAGCACTACGGAAATGGCTTCAAGCCAAAGATTATTTGGTTGTTTATCACCCATAATATTGCTTGGTCAAAGCCGGATAGAGAGAGGGCTGCAGGCTCCAACATCAACATCATAACTGAAAAGGAACTTAGGTACTACTTGCAGATTGCGGATCACCTTAGGTCTGCAGCAAGGTTCCAATTTTTAGCTGAATTCTTGAAGAATCAGAAAATTCCAGAAATGGACGATGTCAAAGTCCCTGCTGTTAAAGGTAAGCTTGGCGGGAAAACCTTTTACTCCTTCGTTTCTACGCCTAAGCAAATGCTCAAAATAGCATTTGTGAATCATAGATCCTTAAATGACCCAGCAGGAGCTCCTTCATACCAGAGATTAGTGAGTCGAACGAGGCTAAGGCAAATTTCCAAGTTTATTCATGGGGGTGGTTTTTTCCCAACAAATATCCTAGTTAATTTTACGGCTAAATCCAGATTTGAGCAGATTGCTAAAGATGAGGATACAAATGTAGCTTTTGGGAAGCTCTATCTTCCTTGCAAGTATAGATCCGCTTGGATTATTGATGGACAGCATAGGTTGTATGGTTTCGCTCCTCTCTCGGAAAAACACCTCAATCAGAACATTATGGTCGTAGCTTTCGAGGGATTGAAAAAAGAGGAGGAAGCTAACTTGTTTGTGACAATCAATCATGAACAAAAATCAGTGCCAAAAACCTTGCTCGATGATCTTGAAGGGGAGCTCAAGTGGGGTTCAGACAAGCCCACTGAAAGAATTGGTGCTATTAGTGCTCGGTTAATTGGCTATTTGAATAACGATATTGGCGAACCCCTTTATGGCCGAGTAACTCAACAGGGGATAGCGCCAACAGAGAAGACGTGCTTAACAGTACCTGCCCTGAAAGATGGAATTCGTAAGTCTGGCCTCGTGGGGGAGGCAATTTTAAAGAAAAAGGAATACAAGCCAGGTCCTCTTTCCGGAACATCTGACTTTGATACATTAGAAAGAGCCAGAGAGGTATTGAATAGCTACTTTACACTTCTGAGTAGCTCGAATGTGAAGCATTGGGAATCCGGGCGACAAGGCTATCTTTGTACTAATGTGGCTTTGCAGGCATATTTGCAGCTGCTTGGCTCAATCATTAGCTATATGGAATCGGATAAAGGGCTTTCTGCAAGAGAACTTGAGCCCAATGACCTTATCTCAGAGGTTGAGGAATACATGGACCCCATTCTTAGTTGGTTGTCCTCCGCTTCACTGCTTCAAATGGAGAAGACTTTTAAGGTTGTGTTTGGCTCTGGGGGGCCAAGGGAATATTATTTCAAGCTTTGTCAGATGATACGGGAGACTATTTCCGACTTTTCTCCTGAAGGCATTGAGGAATGGACCGAAGAGCAATCTGATGAGTTGATCTTCGAAGCAGATAGAAAACTTAAAGAGCTGAATATCCATGTTCAAAAAACTATTTTTGATCTTCTAAAGCTCAAATATGGAACAGCTGGTGAGGCTTATTGGAACAAGGGCATTACGGATAAAAAGATTAAGTTGAATGCCTATCAAAAGTCCCTTGATGATGAGGATGAGGAGCGACTTCCATTAGAAAATTACTTGGATTTTATTGAATATAAAAAGATTGTTGAAAATAAAATTCATTGGCCCATTTTTCAGCCTCTATTTGATATTCCGGAACCCGGAGAGAAGGGTTACTCGAAGAATGTAAGATGGATGGAGCGGCTCAACGAGTTAAGGCGAATTCCTGCGCACGCCACTGAGAAGCGAAGCTATAAGACCAGTGACTTTGAGTATATAGATTTCATCTATGAGGAATTTATGGGTCGCTTGAAATCTGTTGATATTGAGTCCTTACCTTCTATCGATGCCTGAAGTTATTCCATTTTTAAAATGGGCTGGCGGAAAGCGGTGGCTCGTTTCTAAAAGATCTGACCTCTTCGATTTCGAGGCCAGAAGATACTTTGAGCCATTTCTTGGAAGTGGAGCAGTGTTCTTTCACTTGCAACCTCAGAATGCGATTATCAGCGATCTTAACTCAGATTTAATTGATACTTACATAGCGCTTCGCGATTTCCCCAATCTTGTGCAAAGGGCTCTTCAAACCCACCAAAAAGGGCATTCCAAAGATTACTACTATGCTATACGCGCAGAAAATCCTGTGACTATCGTTTCCCGAGCTGCACGATTCCTTTATCTGAATAGAACATGTTTCAATGGGCTGTACAGGGTTAACCAACAAGGTTTGTTTAATGTTCCTAAAGGAACTAAGGAATCGGTAGTTTTACCCACAGACAATTTTGGTGAAACTTCAAGAGTCCTGCAGAATGTTGAGATCAATCACTGTGATTTTGAGGAGACTATTAATCAAGCTCGGGAGGGGGATTTTATCTATGTAGATCCTCCTTACACAGTACATCATAACACAAATAATTTTATTAAGTACAACGAGAAGATCTTTTCTTGGGATGACCAAATTCGTTTGGCGGCTTCCCTGCAAGATGCTTCGCAGAGGGGGGCTTATATTCTTATATCAAATGCCGATCACAATTGTATTCATGAATTGTATGCAGGTGACGATTGGTCAGTAACAAGGGTTTACCGTCACAGTCGTTTGGCTGGGAATGCTCAACATCGAAGGGATACCAGTGAAGTTGTGATTTCCAATTACGAAGTGATATGATCAGGGGGGCTGGACCCATCTTGGGAGGATTTATTTTCTGACCCAATTTTACAGAAGGCCAAAAAAAATTCTTTTACGACCTCTCTAAAAACGCCTTTTTTGCATTTATAAAACATTGGTGGATAATGAATTAGGGAACCTCCTTGTTAAGGTATATTTTGATTAAATAGTATTCCCATATCTGCCAGGAATTTTCCACTTGCCTACAACTGTGAACCTGTGGCACTGATTGACCTGCCGACCGTTCATAGGTTTTCGCGCTGGACTCAGCAACCAGCATCGAGGCGATCCGTTCGACGGAGGGTTTTCAAGCTCAAGCTCAAATGCTGCCTGAGTTTGAAGTTTGCCCAGTTTCAATCTCAGGCCCGAAAAGGGTATTATGATAGGAGATTGAAAACATGGAAACAACCATCGAAACCCGCCTTTTGGCACGCAAGGATGCTGCCTCAATTCTCGGGATAAGCATTCGAACTCTCGACAGGCTCGCGAATGCCGGAGAGGTGCAGAAGGTCTATATTGGAGGCAAGACCCAAATTGATGCTGCATCCATTCAAGACCTCATCGAGCGAGGACGCGCACAAGCCATGCCAGAGCGTGAAGCTGTCGCCGTTTAATTACTATCCAACAAAAGGAGAAAGATCATGTCATCACGGTATAACAAGGGAGGACCCGCCCCAAAGGGTAAGACACAAAAGGCGGGAATCAGCCCCAGTTCAACACCGGGCTTTAAGCACGATAAAGAAGCTCTGGAGGGAGCACGCCGGGAATTGAAAAAACCTGCTGCAAAAAAGAACATCAAGGGCCGGATCTGAGGCGACAAAGGCGACACTCCCATGAGTAGGCAAAAAAAGAGTAGGAAACGTCTCAGCAAAAAGAGAGTGCTGGAGGCAATCGAGGATTCGCATGGCGTGGTTTACGATGCCGCACGCCGCCTCGGTTGTGCTCGCAGCTCGCTACACCGATTCATCGCGAAAAATGGCCTCACAGCGCACGTTGACAGCGCACGAGCGGAGTTGCTGGACATTGCAGAGCATCACCTTGCGAAGGCTGTCAAAATCGGTTGCCCGTGGGCAGTGCGCTACGTTTTGGGCACGCTGGGAAAAGAGCGATTCGGAAGTGAGGCTGCACAAGTGGCAGTCACTTTCGAGGCTCTCCCTCGCATTCAGGTTGTCGAGTTCAATCCCAAAACAGGGGCACCCGTGAAGCCGATAAAAAAGGGCCACAAGCAGTTATGGCTCCCATCCGTTGAACAAAGACCACAATAAACATGAAACAAAAACCAGACTTCAACCGCTTCAAGCGGATCACAAAGCACGTTGCCAAGGCCGCGAAGGATGCCCGGCTCATTCCCCATTCACGGGTTTATGAGTCTGCCGCAATCGAGATCACGCCGCAACTCGGAGACACAAACGGATTCACGGAGGAAAGCGTCCTCGCATTTGTCCGACAGTTGGAGGATCAATTTCCCCACTGGTTCAGGCCAAACCCGGCAAAGGAATTGAAGGTTGACGCCTCCGTCCTTGTAAACGGAATCCGGGTAAGTCCCCCCAATCCATTCAAGAGCGGGGATCTTGAGGAAGTCGCCTTCCTTAGAAAGACCCGCCCGGATCTCGCCCGACAACTGGAAATCGAGTCTATCGCGGAATCTGGATACAAGGGTTTGTTGGAGGCTGATCCTTTCGCCCTTCTCACAGAACGGGAAAAACGTGAGCTGATCCAGTACGGGTATGATGAAGGCCAATCAAACCCCTTCGCTAAAGACTCCTGGGACATCGAAGGGCAAGCAATGGCTCGAAGGTATCCTTTACTGGCTCGGATGCTTCAGGATGAGGCAAAATTGATTCAGGACCAGAACAACAAGAACGGCCCACATGGGAACCCATGGCGCAAGGCATCCCTCAACCTGACCCGCGCTGGATACATCGCGGGGAAGGATCCGGAGCTTGCCAAGCTTCTTGAAGCGGAGGCCACTCAAGAAATGGAATTGCTAGAGGCACAGAAAACGAAGGCATGGAACGAGGCCGAAAAAGCCCGTAATGCGGCCGAGGAAGCCGCCCGTAAAATGCAGGATTTTCAGTAGATTCGAGGATAAGTTAAACTGAGCCGGAGGGGGTGGGGAGATCCTGCCCCCTCTTGTTTTTTATTAGAACCGTAAGTCAGAAATAGAGACTCCGTAAATTCCACACATAGACTTTCCGTATGGCGACCCGGCAAAGGTATCAGGAACACCTAAGGCGATTGCTTGCCCTGTCAGAAAGAGGTCAGGATGAAGAGCTTTGCCCAGTATTCGCCACTTTCACGGCAAGGGGTGACACTTCACCCGCCCCGGACACGTTCAAGGCCATATTCGCGAAAATCACGCGCCGGGGTGGAACGTGGGGAAGGGTGTTCGAGGGTGGAGGGGATTCGCCGGAGAGGTTGCACGTTCATTCGGTTGTCACTGGCTTGACCTGCCGGGAGTTACTGGAGATCGGAAGGAAGACAGGCCGGACGGATGCACAGGAGATCACAAGAACCCCGGAGAAGGTGGTTTCCTACATGCTGAAGAACCTTTACGGTGAAGGACTGACCGGGAGGCGGGTTGCCTTCTCGCAAGGTGTTCCAAGGGCACAGGCAAGCGCACAGACGCAAGCGGAGCGGGCTCTTGTCTCACAGGCACTCGGAGGAATCGACCTTGCAACCGCATTCGGTCCGAAGTGGAACCAGTTGACAGGGAGAGCACAGGCCCTTGCCCCGGTGGGCATGGAGAATACTCCACAGGGTCGGAAGAAGGCGATTCGCTCTTTCGTGTGCCTTGGCTGGGATGCTGGCCCGGTGTTCGAGCGGTGGGGAGATCCTGACTTCTGGCAATGGTGGCAGGCTGAAACGGAAGGACGTTTCCGGGTGGAGTTAGCCCGGCTCATGGGCATGAAAAGGGCCAGTGAGAAATCGGAAGATTCACCCGCTGGCCCTTGTGTCAGAATTAGCGACTCTGGCCACTATGAAATTTCCACTAAAACTTTGAAAGACCATGGTGGAAAAGCATTATCATTGGACACTGGACTCAAGGGAGTTAATACAACTTTGATGGCTTCAACATCAGCACAGTACTTAAAGTCTTCTTTTGCTGCCTTAAGGAATTGGATAGATTCCCTCGGAATACGCACCTCTAAAGGCAGAATTGCCGAATATTCACGCTTCTTGGAGGACTACACTACTTCTTTGGAAAACGATAGCCTAGATGCTTTTTTTTCTAGGTGGAAGCCAGGGATTTGCCTCTGCTTTCTTCAGGAAATTTACGATTTAATTTTTATTTATGAGGGTTTAGGCGATAGGAATGATTTAGGATTAATTTCACGATTAGAGAGGGTAATTTCAGGTAACAGCTTCTATTCGGATGATGGAGCCAAAACTGAAGGAAGAGACTTCAGCTTCGAACTATTTGTTGCGTCCATATTCGCAAAGCAGGGAATCAATCTGACTCTGGATTCAGAGTCAGATGTAACTTTGCGCCACATTGGACTATCTATATTTGTGGAAGCAAAGAACTTGGGTAGTCTCCAAAGGATTGGGAGAAACACAAACAATGCCAAAAAGCAGATAATGAAGCGAATTAAACAGGAGCTTGTTCCGGCGAATTGTCGGGGTTTGATCGCTCTGAACTGTACAAAACTCTTAAACCCAGAATTTTTGTTTTATGAGATTAAAGATAAAAGCCCCGAAGCAGTTGCCAGTGATATGCTTTTCAAATTCGCATCAGAAAGAAGGAATAACTTAGTTAAGCATCTAGAAGGACGGGTGATTGCAATAATACTGGTTTTTGGAAGTGTTTTTCTGAATTTCAATTCACCATGTTACGGTCACCAAATCTCTGTGCTCTTGCAACCTGCTTTAAGCAGATCAAATCAATCTCTACTGAAAGGAATTTTCCCGAATCAGTGAACAGGATTAATCTACCTTAGGTCGACAGAATTTGCAGATCGGAATCACCCATTATTGACTTTTCGAAACGCTTGATGGTGGTTGAGGAGTGGATTGATTTTTGTTTAAATCGGGCAAACCAATTCTGGACATAAAGGAAGCGAATCTTTGGGATAAATCCTCTCGAAAAAGTTCAGGCATGCTCCACGATGATCCATGAGACTTGATTTTTTCCAGATGAGTTATTTTGGATGAAAAGTAGTGTTTGAAATCAACTACTGAGTTAGGAATCTGAACTGTGTCAGGAAACTCTAAATAGTGATACCTAGGGTTTTGGTTGTTCTTAATGAAAGTGCCCTCGGTGTTTTTCCATCTTTTGGGATTCATTCTATATTTTAGGTTAGAAAGATGATCACCAGTTCGAAAGTGTTCCACATTATATAGCGGAGCTACTAAAACAGAAATTAGATATTTATCCTGGGATCCTTTGTCGGCTTGGCGAAATGTATAATCCTGCTGTAAATCACAATCTTGGGTGAGAATCACGCAAAAAGGAAAAACAATCTTTGAAATTAATAACCTTCCTTGGTCTTCAACCACCTCCTCGATGAATTCGACGTTTTCGACGATATCCCCTTGGAGGACCCTTTGATTGGTGCTGGTAGTGACATTAATCATTAGTGATCTTTGCCTTAATTATTATCCTAAATGGTTTGCCGTCGCCATATTCTGAGTAATCCTCTCCAGAACCACTCAGAGGAAAACTATCAGACACCTCACTTTGAGTTTCGCGTTCTAATGGAGTCGAATCCAAATCCTCAAATAGTTTCAGAGGATCATCCTCTTCACTCGGATATTGCGGGTTCATGACTTAAATCTTCTCTGAGGGGTTCTTCGATACTACTTTCAAATGCATCGTGAATCACTGTGTGAAATTTACTGAGGTAGTTCTCAATTTCATTGATGAAATACGCCCCTGTTGAGAAGCAGTCATAGTCTAGAATAAATGATCTCCGCTTTATTTTCGCAGGAAAGTCTGGATTATGAATTCCATACCTAAATGTTAGTTGGAAATCCTCAAAATTATAAGTGGCTGTCTTGAATGCACGTGTTAAATTTGTTCCCGTCACCTTGCTTCCCTTGATAGTTATGTCGGGAATATCTAATAGCGTCGGATTAAAGAGGCCCGACCAATCCAGAACAGGACGACTATTGATCGTGAAATTGTTAATGTATCTGAGGCCAATTCTTTTAATCTTGTTTTCCTCGAAAACCTCTGAAACCGCCTTTAGCGCGTTGTAGAATTCTGGTTCTAGCATTTCAAAACTCTCATGTTTCTTGTGGCTGACATAAAGGAATTCATCGGTTATAACAAGGGAACTAGTTTTCTCCTTATTGAAAAAAGTCCATTTGATCCTTTCTTTCTTTCGCACGGTACCTTTTTCTGGACCTAGTTCAATCTCGTGCCCTTGTTCCATTTGGGGTTCGATTATCGGGAAGTACTCACGGGCTGCTTTGTAGACGACATCCGGAATACTATCCTGAAATTTTGGCACTTCAGATAAGAAATCTACACGAGCGATAACCTCTGTAAGATAGTTCCTGGCATAACGGGAATTCATAGAGACCCGACACTTGCATATTTTGTGCAACTGGAGAAGCAAAAGCTATGAACAAGTTTTTCACAGGCTTACTCTCAGTTAATTTCCTTTCTGGTGTTTTCATCCTCAGTTAGAAATCTTGTTGAGAGAAGGGGGATCGGAATCCATTAACCCGGTAAAATCCCGTACAGCTGCAAATTTCTTTCTATGGCCTGGAATTGGTAACCCGTTGATTACCAATGGAGCCAGCTGTCAGACTCGAACTGACGACCTGCTGATTACAAATCAGCTGCTCTACCAACTGAGCTAAGCTGGCCTATGGTACCGGACCGGGGACTTGAACCCCGAACCAATTGATTAAGAGTCAACTGCTCTACCAATTGAGCTAGTCCGGCCCGGAAAGGCTACGAATAAGGAAGGGAAGGCGGGCTTGGGCAAGTTAAAAATCTGGTTTTTTAAGGTGTGGCAGCGGGCAATTGCGGGTTGGCCGGACTGGCATTGTTCGCTTGCCAGAATCGGGGCCATTCCTAGGCTCTGGCGTCATGATGGACGAGTTTGACGAAAGTGTCGGGGAAGAGGCTGCGGAAAGCCGTGGATCGAAGCTGGGTCTGGGTGTTTTGATGATTGGGATAGCCGGGATTGTTCTGGGCATTACGGGCATCATGATGGCCAATCAGGCACAGAAAAGTCTCAAGACCCTGGAGGCCAACCTGCAGGCGCGACCGGACAAGACGCCCGAGATGGAAAAGGCTTTGGAGAGCATGGAGGAGCGGCTGGTCAAGCTTGGAGGGGAATTTGTAAAACTGGGGCGGGCTGACCGTCAGCTCCAGGAAAACACGCAAAAGGCCTTTGATGCGGTATTGGGCGATGTGAAGACCAACCGTGAAGGGATTAATGACGTCACGGAGAAGATGACGGAATTGGTGGACAAACTGGAAAACTGGAAGCCATCGACCACAGCAGCCCGGAGGGTTGCTACACCGGCTGAGACGGCTGGGGACGGTGCCGAGGCAGCGGTGGCTGAGGGAGGCGTACACATTGTCCGTAGCGGCGACACGCTGAGCAAGATCGCGGTCGAGTACGGGGTGACACTTTCCGAAATTCAGGCGGCGAATCCGCGTGTGAATCCCCGGGCCCTGCAGATCGGCCAGAAAATTGTCATTCCCGGAAATTAAGCCCCACCTTCCAGGATTTTTGACGAATGCCTGACAAGCGTATCAGTGCCTGGGA
It encodes the following:
- a CDS encoding tyrosine-type recombinase/integrase, whose protein sequence is MDDQVKTGVDELTRSNPGKVTGLKEPAKKTRSAGSRKHRTKGKDQAGYWLDKNRLVQRGKSTEYYARIYWDNRDRWVSFGSSNKRIAADRAAAFYGRLKFEGWEAAFSLIRPKKAASVTVGEFIEAAEEALTHPGRGGKIPNPDTVRQYAIAFRKVAGDVGGVRKTAKRFHGKGSEVYRKRVNALPLSKITKEAVEGWRSKRLKKAGTDPLKLKAARATCNSYLRSCRALFSSNVLERLQRKGIELNQSPFAEITPIKEGDHRYRSSISREVLVQQAIRELKVAMPDPEERTLEAKAKRDKNEQFKVFLLALFCGLRRGEIDFLTWGQIHLAEGFIRIEETRFHKPKSDTSCRDVPLDPQTVDMIRSYLPFAAGAFFLEAEAKPEGSRTDRGYRCNRHFKALTAWLRKKGMDSKAPIHDLRREFGSFVCENTGIHAASVILGHSGVAVTEKYYLDVSRKTPPGIGKLLGGTKVRASKQAG
- a CDS encoding DGQHR domain-containing protein — translated: MPDAEWLKPIVSDSNKLKREAARRRKPHQQDSVAKSVLQAYLDEGWEEDIPLKIKVRIKKPWTHDEKLENFSWYLMYLLGYPEISSGRNFQVKIQRKGAEPFNKQIDVLAKDEETVIVTECKSSARITKKSLQKDIEEFASLQKPISNAIKKHYGNGFKPKIIWLFITHNIAWSKPDRERAAGSNINIITEKELRYYLQIADHLRSAARFQFLAEFLKNQKIPEMDDVKVPAVKGKLGGKTFYSFVSTPKQMLKIAFVNHRSLNDPAGAPSYQRLVSRTRLRQISKFIHGGGFFPTNILVNFTAKSRFEQIAKDEDTNVAFGKLYLPCKYRSAWIIDGQHRLYGFAPLSEKHLNQNIMVVAFEGLKKEEEANLFVTINHEQKSVPKTLLDDLEGELKWGSDKPTERIGAISARLIGYLNNDIGEPLYGRVTQQGIAPTEKTCLTVPALKDGIRKSGLVGEAILKKKEYKPGPLSGTSDFDTLERAREVLNSYFTLLSSSNVKHWESGRQGYLCTNVALQAYLQLLGSIISYMESDKGLSARELEPNDLISEVEEYMDPILSWLSSASLLQMEKTFKVVFGSGGPREYYFKLCQMIRETISDFSPEGIEEWTEEQSDELIFEADRKLKELNIHVQKTIFDLLKLKYGTAGEAYWNKGITDKKIKLNAYQKSLDDEDEERLPLENYLDFIEYKKIVENKIHWPIFQPLFDIPEPGEKGYSKNVRWMERLNELRRIPAHATEKRSYKTSDFEYIDFIYEEFMGRLKSVDIESLPSIDA
- a CDS encoding DNA adenine methylase; amino-acid sequence: MPEVIPFLKWAGGKRWLVSKRSDLFDFEARRYFEPFLGSGAVFFHLQPQNAIISDLNSDLIDTYIALRDFPNLVQRALQTHQKGHSKDYYYAIRAENPVTIVSRAARFLYLNRTCFNGLYRVNQQGLFNVPKGTKESVVLPTDNFGETSRVLQNVEINHCDFEETINQAREGDFIYVDPPYTVHHNTNNFIKYNEKIFSWDDQIRLAASLQDASQRGAYILISNADHNCIHELYAGDDWSVTRVYRHSRLAGNAQHRRDTSEVVISNYEVI
- a CDS encoding helix-turn-helix domain-containing protein, with product METTIETRLLARKDAASILGISIRTLDRLANAGEVQKVYIGGKTQIDAASIQDLIERGRAQAMPEREAVAV
- a CDS encoding TIGR04255 family protein; amino-acid sequence: MNSRYARNYLTEVIARVDFLSEVPKFQDSIPDVVYKAAREYFPIIEPQMEQGHEIELGPEKGTVRKKERIKWTFFNKEKTSSLVITDEFLYVSHKKHESFEMLEPEFYNALKAVSEVFEENKIKRIGLRYINNFTINSRPVLDWSGLFNPTLLDIPDITIKGSKVTGTNLTRAFKTATYNFEDFQLTFRYGIHNPDFPAKIKRRSFILDYDCFSTGAYFINEIENYLSKFHTVIHDAFESSIEEPLREDLSHEPAISE
- a CDS encoding LysM peptidoglycan-binding domain-containing protein, with protein sequence MMDEFDESVGEEAAESRGSKLGLGVLMIGIAGIVLGITGIMMANQAQKSLKTLEANLQARPDKTPEMEKALESMEERLVKLGGEFVKLGRADRQLQENTQKAFDAVLGDVKTNREGINDVTEKMTELVDKLENWKPSTTAARRVATPAETAGDGAEAAVAEGGVHIVRSGDTLSKIAVEYGVTLSEIQAANPRVNPRALQIGQKIVIPGN